Proteins encoded together in one Bos indicus isolate NIAB-ARS_2022 breed Sahiwal x Tharparkar chromosome 25, NIAB-ARS_B.indTharparkar_mat_pri_1.0, whole genome shotgun sequence window:
- the AHSP gene encoding alpha-hemoglobin-stabilizing protein isoform X1 translates to MVENKKCVSIPVEFSLVASSPPILQMAHLQNYDCYWNWPNGSFYKNTYFDRNAGRFPLWLTLDPLSTSSLAQRESQSLKSVAETYTAPLDLKMALIQTNKDLISKGIKEFNILLNQQVFSDPAISEEAMVTVVNDWVSFYINYYKKQLSGEQDEQDKALQEFRQELNTLSASFLDKYRNFLKSS, encoded by the exons ATGGTAGAGAATAAGAAATGTGTGTCCATTCCAGTGGAATTCAGCCTGGTAGCATCCAGTCCTCCCATCTTACAAATGGCTCATCTGCAAAATTATGACTGTTATTGGAACTGGCCTAATGGAAGCTTTTATAAGAATACATActtt GACCGAAATGCAGGGCGTTTCCCTCTTTGGCTGACCCTGGACCCCTTGTCTACATCTAGCTTGGCACAGAGGGAAAGCCAGAGCCTGAAAAGTGTGGCTGAGACCTACACAGCACCGTTGGACTTGAAG ATGGCCCTTATTCAGACCAATAAGGATCTCATTTCCAAAGGAATAAAGGAATTCAACATCCTGCTAAATCAGCAG GTCTTCAGTGATCCTGCCATCTCTGAAGAAGCCATGGTGACTGTGGTGAATGACTGGGTGAGCTTTTACATCAACTATTACAAGAAGCAGCTGTCGGGAGAGCAAGACGAGCAGGACAAGGCTCTGCAGGAGTTTCGGCAAGAGCTCAATACCCTGTCTGCCTCTTTCCTGGACAAATATAGGAACTTCCTAAAGTCCTCGTGA
- the AHSP gene encoding alpha-hemoglobin-stabilizing protein isoform X2 has product MALIQTNKDLISKGIKEFNILLNQQVFSDPAISEEAMVTVVNDWVSFYINYYKKQLSGEQDEQDKALQEFRQELNTLSASFLDKYRNFLKSS; this is encoded by the exons ATGGCCCTTATTCAGACCAATAAGGATCTCATTTCCAAAGGAATAAAGGAATTCAACATCCTGCTAAATCAGCAG GTCTTCAGTGATCCTGCCATCTCTGAAGAAGCCATGGTGACTGTGGTGAATGACTGGGTGAGCTTTTACATCAACTATTACAAGAAGCAGCTGTCGGGAGAGCAAGACGAGCAGGACAAGGCTCTGCAGGAGTTTCGGCAAGAGCTCAATACCCTGTCTGCCTCTTTCCTGGACAAATATAGGAACTTCCTAAAGTCCTCGTGA